From the Leptospira barantonii genome, the window AACCAAAAGACTTTAGTCGAAAGAGAAGTCATAATTTTTTAACCGATTACAGGTTGTAAAAAGTCTCCCTACCTTTATAAACCGCGGATTTTCCGAGTTCCTCTTCGATTCTGAGAAGCTCGTTGTATTTCGCGATTCGATCCGTTCTGGAAAGCGAACCCGTTTTGATCTGACCCGCGTTAGTCGCAACCGCGATGTGAGAGATCGTAACGTCTTCGGTTTCGCCGCTTCTATGGCTTACAACGTTTGTGTATTTCGCTTTTTTCGCCATTTCTATCGAAGCCAACGTTTCCGAAAGGGAACCGATCTGATTTACTTTGATCAAAATCGAGTTTCCGACTCCGGAAGCGATTCCTTTGGAGAGTTTCTCGATGTTCGTCACAAAAAGATCGTCTCCTACCAGCTGAACTTTCTTACCGATCTTATCGGAAAGAAGTTTCCAACCGTCCCAGTCGTTTTCATCCAATCCGTCTTCGATGGTTATGATCGGATACTTGGAAACCAAGTTCGCATAATAATCCACGAGTTCGGCGCTGGAGAATTCCTTATTATTTTCGGCACCGAGTACGTATTTCTTTTTGCTTTTGTCGTAAAACTCGGAAGAAGCCGCGTCGAGTCCCAATAAAACGTCCTTTTCGGGCTTATATCCGGCCTTTTCGATCGCCTGGAGAATGACTTCGATCGCTTCCACGTTGCTCGTTAGATCCGGCGCAAAACCGCCTTCGTCACCGACTGCCGTGTTCAAATTCTTACTTTTAAGAACCGCTTTCAAAGAATGGAATACTTCCGCGCCCATTCTGAGTCCTTCGCGGAAACTTTTCGCTCCTACGGGGAGAATCATAAATTCCTGAAAGTCTACGTTGTTGTCCGCGTGCGCTCCGCCGTTGATGATGTTCATCATAGGAACCGGAAGTTCACGGGCAAAGTTCCCGCCAATATAACGGTAGAGTGGAAGTTTGGAATATGCCGCCGCGGCTTTTGCGACTGCGAGAGAAGTTCCGAGAATCGCGTTGGCTCCCAGTTTTCCTTTGTTCTTGGTTCCGTCCGCGTCGAGCATGAGTTGATCGATTCGGTTTTGATCGAGCCCGTCTTCTCCTTTGAGAACTTCTTGGATTTTTACGTTTACGTGTTCTACCGCTTTGAGTACACCTTTTCCGAGATAACGGTGTTTGTCGCCGTCTCTGAGTTCTACGGCTTCGTATTCTCCTGTGGAAGCTCCGGATGGAACTGCGGCTCTTCCGAAAGATCCGTCCGCGAGTGTTACGTCAACCTCCACCGTGGGATTTCCTCGGGAGTCGATGATTTCCCGGGCGTGAATTTTCTGAATTTGAGAGTTATGAGACATTTTATTTCCTGAGATTCTCTATATGTTGTCCGTTGAATATTCGCATTTTGCGATTTCGATCGGAGTCAGGGTTATTAAACGGTCCATATCCAAGAAATCAAGCGGGAAACGAAAAAATGGATTGCTCGTGTTTCTTCGGCCCGTTTAAGTTTGTTTCGGTTGTCACGATTTTCGATGATCTCGCTCTCTAAGGATCGCTCGATAAAAAATGAAAGTTTCAGAAAAACACGTGTTCGGTTTTCATATTTGTTTTGCCGTTGTGGCGATTTTGATTTTGTTTCTTCCCGGAAATTTATCTACGGGTTGGAGAATGTTCTCGCTGGTTTTGATTTACAATGTGGGAGTTCCCACATTCGCCAGATTTTGGACTCATGAACGTTGGATGGATCTTTGGCTCTTTCTTCTTCCGTTGAGTTTTTTTCAGGTTTTTCCGGATTGGTTTCTTTCTCAGGTTTTGAACACCGTGGAGTTCCCCGAAGATGGGTTTCCAAAAATCGGTGGCGTTTCGGGTTATATGGCCGGGCTTTGGGTGATTCCATTGTTCATTTCCACGTTCGTTTCGGTTCGTTATAGAAAACGTCGTCCGGATGCTCCCGCGCTTCAAAGTTATCTTGTCGGTGGATTGGCTGCGTTTCTGATTTTTTTAGGTTCGGAAGAAGGTTCTTATCTGATTCCGGTTTGGTTTGCGAAAAACGTTTGGACCATCGGTCACGTCGCGGTTTATGTTCTGGTTCCGGAATTCATTTTGGCGGTTTTTGCGTGTTACGCGTATCATGTTTCGGAATATTCTTCCCTTTCCGAAAAAGTTCTTTGGGCCTTTGTTACGATGCTCGTTTATTTGGGCGCGCTCGGGTTTTTCTTTTTGCTCATCGAAGGTCGGGCGAAGTTTCCGGTCGGCGGGTAAATGTAGGATCTCATACGACCTGAGGAAAGAATGTAGGATCTCATACATTCCTTCGTGGACGGCGGTTGTGTGAGTTCCCACAAATTTCTTCAAGCACGACAAATTCTCACCTAAAAGGAGAAAAACCCATTCTCCCCATCCAAAGAACGATAGTATTTTGCTTTCCAGTGTAGGCCTGCGCCGAAAATCATCGGAATGTACCCTCATGACTGATAAACAGCAATTCATCCGTAACTTTTCCATCATCGCCCATATCGACCACGGTAAGTCCACCTTGGCGGACAGACTTTTGGAGATCGGTCAAGTTACAAACGACCGAACCAAAAAGGATCAGATTTTGGATTCGATGGACATCGAAAGAGAAAGAGGGATTACGATCAAAGCCAACAACGCGACCTTTGATTATCTCGCCGATGACGGCAATACATATATCATGAATCTTCTCGATACACCGGGACACGTGGATTTCACTTACGAAGTTTCTCGTTCTTTGAAAGCCTGTGAAGGTGTTCTTCTGATCGTGGACGCAAGCCAAGGAGTGGAAGCGCAAACTCTTGCGAACCTTTATCTCGCGATGGAACAAGATCTCGAAATTCTTCCCGTGATGAATAAGATCGATCTTCCCGCGGCCGACGTTGAAAAAACGAAAGTTCAAATCGAAGAGAGCTTGGGACTCGACTCGGAAAAAGCGGTTGCTATTTCCGCGAAGACCGGACTCAACGTGAAAGCGGTTTTAGAAGCGATCACGAAAGAAATTCCTTGTCCGAAAGGAAACGCGAGCGGACCTCTCAAAGCGTTGATCTATGATTCTTACTTCGATCCTTATATGGGAGTTGTGATTAAGATTCGTGTTTTCGACGGTTCGATCCGAAAGGGAGATCGAATCCTGATGATGAGTACCGAAAAGGATTTTACCGTCAACGAGGTCGGGATCAATCGAATCGGTTTAACTCCTAAGGATAGTTTAGGCGCGGGAGAAGTCGGTTACATCATCGCCGGAATCAAAAAAGTCTCGGACGCGAAGACCGGGGACACCGTTACGTTATTTTCCAATCCTACCAAAGAATCCGTTCCCGGTTATAAGGAAGCAAAGCCGATGGTTTTTTCCGGATTGTATCCGATCAACGGAGAACAATTCGACGAACTCGTGGACGCGATCGAAAAACTAAAGTTAAACGACGCGGCTCTCGTTTTCGAAAAGGAAAGTTCGATTGCGCTCGGATTCGGTTTCCGAGTCGGGTATCTCGGACTTCTTCACATGGAGATCGTTCAGGAAAGATTGGAGAGAGAATTCAATCTCGATTTGATTACGACCGCGCCGTCGGTGAAATACATCATCCGTAGTAAGAATGGAGAAGTCGAAGAAATCGACAACCCGTCCCGCTTCCCGGATCCTATCACGATCGATTCCACGGAAGAACCTTACGTCAAAGCCACCGTCATCACTCCGAACGAATACGTCGGAAACATTATGGCTTTAGCCATGGACAAACGAGGAATCCAACTCGATACGGTTTATCTGACTCAGGACAAAGTTCAGTTGACCTATGAACTTCCTCTCGCGGAACTTATATTCGAATTTTACGATAAACTAAAGTCTTTTACGAGAGGATACGCTTCTCTGGACTACGAACCTTCCGGATACAAAGCGTCCCAACTCGTAAAGATGGACATTCTCGTAAACGGAGAACCCGTGGACGCGCTTTCTATGATCGTTCATAGAACCAAGGCGGAACAAAGGGGACGCGAAATCATCGAAAAGCTGAAGGATCTGATTCCGAGACATCAGTTTATGATCCCGATCCAAGCCGCAGTCGGCGGAAAAATTCTCGCGAGAGAAAGTATTTCCGCGCTTCGCAAAAACGTAACCGCAAAATGTTACGGCGGGGATATCACTCGTAAGAAAAAACTTCTTGAGAAACAGAAAGAAGGGAAAAAACGAATGAAACAAATCGGGAACGTGGAAATTCCGCAAGAAGCATTCTTGGCGGTTTTGAAAACGAGCAATTGATCCGTTTCTGGACGCTCGCTTTACTTTAGATCACAAATCTTTGTAGGAACTCATACGAATTTCCGGATGGGCCGACGCACTGGCGAAGAGGTTTTTGCAGGAGTTCCCACATTTTTCAAAATGAACGATCGACAACCCTCGGTTCCAAACGAGTTCGCAAATCATTTCCTTTTACAGCTTTCCATTCCGACCCAAATTCGGAATATTTTTACAAGTTCCCAGACAACTTTGTCCATTCTCCGAGACGATCGACTTGCAACGGGGATCGGAACCAAATCTCGAAAATTTTTAGGCATTCATTCCGAGTTGGAAAGAAGAGGGATCGACAACGTGATTCTTCAAGGGGAACTGCACAGCAACGCCCTTGCGGCATTTGCGTTTTTGTTTCACCGTTTCGGATATCAGGTTCGATCCATTGCCTATGCCAGAGATAAGAGCCGAACTACACCCAATGCCGTTCTTGTCCGGGAGAATTCGCATTCTTTGACTACGTATTCTTCCCGTTTCGATTGGAAACGTGCGGTCCAAGAAGCGGACGCTCTGAGTTTTAGAAATTCTAATATAATTCAAAACTCTAATATTCAGGAGTTTGAATTTAAGAATGACGAAACTTGGGGAATCGTTCCCGAATTCGGATTTTGTCATGCGGCCGCTTTCGGTTTGGATTCTCTTTGGAAACAGATTCCAATTGAGAAGTATGATCGTCTTGTGCTCGATCTCGGCTCCGGCTTAACTTGGTTATCCGCTTTGAATTTTTTCCAAAATCGCATTTTAATTTCCGGAATTTCCATCGGACTTTCAAAAAAGAAGATGATCCCTTGGTTAAACGATGAAAAATCCATTCTCGGATTGGAAACGCTCCAAATCGATCCGGATTGTATCTACGAGCCGGAAGATGATTCCGGATTCGGATCTCTAAACCCGGAAATATTAGAATATTGTAAAACGTTTGAAAAGAAACATACAATTCCAATCGAACCGATTTATTCCGGTCGAACTCTCAAAACGATCGAAGCGTTGATCGCGGACGGAAGCTGGAATGGAAGAATTCTCTACATCCATCAAGGTGGACTTTTGAATTTCAGGATTTGATCGCGGAACCGCCTCGATGGAATGGTCAACGCAATCGATCCAAAACTGATCTTATCTCTTTAAGCAAAAGGTTCAAAACAATCGTAGTTTTTTTGTCTGAATATTTTGTTTTCCTTAAATTCAAAAATCATACAAAAATACGCTTTGAGAAACTGATCGGCTTTGAAAGGCCCTAAGTCCGACTTTACGATCGCCTCCCAGTCCGCTTCCACGATCGCGGTGTTTTCCTTTTCTATATAACCCGTGACACGGAAAGATTGTTTTTTGAGAAGATTCTTTCCCGCCGGCATTCGAAGCATCAGCTTTTCGAAATCGCTTACCGTAACCGCCTTAGTCAACGCGTTCGGATATTCGGTCTGTTCGATTTCCGGATGAAGGATCGTTTCGAATTTTTCCCGCTCGATTACGAAATCGGAAAGTAGGTTCAAATAAGTTTCTATGATTTGTTTATAAGCGCTCATGTCTTAGAGTCATGAATATGCCGGATTTCGCAACTTCTTCTCGGATTGAACTTCTTCGGAAATATAAAATTGAAATGCGGAAATAAAAAAAGCCACCTTTTTAGGGGCGGCTTTTGATTCTTCTTTGAAGTAAGAAGAGTTTTTAAGAAAGAATATAATCCTTGTTCATCGTACGGATAAAATCTCTCTTGATCGACTTAGGGCAAACGGCCTCGCACTCGTATTGATTTGTGCAATTCCCGAATCCTTCCTTGTCCATCGCGTTGATCATCTTTTTCACGCGGTCTTTTTGTTCCACTTTTCCTTGTGGTAAAAGACCGAGGTGAGTGATTTTCGCGGAAACGAACAACATCGCACTCGCGTTTTTACAAGATGCAACACAGGCCCCGCATCCGATACAAGTCGCCGCGTCCATGGAAACGTCCGCGTCTACTTTAGGAATCGGTAATGCGTTTGCGTCCGGCGCTCCTCCGGTATTGATGCTGATGAATCCTCCGGATTGGATGATTCTATCAAACGCGCTTCTGTCAACGACAAGGTCCTTGAGAACAGGGAACGCTTTCGCTCTCCACGGTTCCACATAAACGGTATCTCCGTCTTTGAAGGAACGCATGTGAAGTTGGCAAGTAGTAACACCTTGGTGCGGTCCATGAGCCTGTCCGTTGATCATCAGGTTGCAAGATCCGCAAATTCCTTCGCGGCAATCGTGTTCAAACGCGATCGGCTCTTCTCCCTTTGTGATGATCTCTTCGTTGACTACGTCCAACATTTCCAGGAATGACATGTTCGGGGAAACGTCTTTCGCGTCGTAATCGACCATCTTTCCCTTGTCTTCGCCGCTCTTTTGTCTCCAGACTTTGAGTTTCAGATCCATTATTTATAACTCCTTGTTGCGAGGTGAACGTTTTCGAACTCGAGTTTTTCTCTGTGTTCGGTAGGTTTTTTGTCGACTCCGTTGAATTCCCAAGCGGTCGCGTGACAGAACTTGTCGTCGTTCCGTTTTGCTTCGCCTTCTTCTTGGTATTCTTCACGGAAGTGACCTCCGCAGGATTCTTCTCTTGTGAGTGCATCGAGGCAAAGAAGTTCTCCGAATTCCAAGAAGTCGGCGACTCTTCCCGCTTTTTCCAGGGATTGATTGAGATCGTTTCCGCTACCGGGAACGTTTACGTTCTGCCAGAATTCTTCTCTGATCTTAGGAATTTCGGCTAACGCTTCTTTCAGACCCTTGTCGTTACGCGCCATTCCGCATTTGTCCCACATCAGTTTTCCGAGTTGTCTATGAAAAGAATCCACGGTTCTTTTTCCTTTGATGGAAAGAAATTTTTTCGTAGTTTCTTCCGCGTCGGAAAGCGCCTTCTTTGCTTCCGGATGATCGTCGCTCGGACGGGAACCGAATCCTGCACCCGCAAGATAGTTGCCGATCGTATAAGGAAGAATGAAATATCCGTCCGCGAGTCCTTGCATCAACGCAGAAGCTCCAAGACGGTTCGCACCGTGATCGGAGAAGTTCGCTTCACCGATTACGAAAAGACCGGGCAGGTTGCTCATCAGGTTGTAATCCACCCAAAGACCGCCCATCGTATAGTGAACCGCAGGATAAATTCTCATCGGTTGTTTGTAAGGATTCTCACCGGTGATTTGTTCGTACATCTGAAAGAGGTTTTCGTAACGGTCGCGGATTTTCGGTTCGCCGAGACGTTTGATGGAATCCGCGAAGTCTAGATACACACCCTGGCCGGATTCTCCCACGCCCAGTCCCGCATCACAGGCTTCTTTAGCCGCACGAGATGCGATATCACGTGGAGAAAGGTTTCCGTAACTCGGATACTTTCTTTCGAGATAATAATCTCTTTCCGATTCCGGGATGTCCGCAGGACCGCGAGTGTCGCCTTTCTTTTTCGGAACCCAGATTCTTCCGTCGTTTCGAAGAGACTCGGACATCAGAGTGAGTTTGGATTGATGATCTCCCGATACTGGAATACAGGTCGGGTGAATCTGCGTATAACATGGGTTTGCGAAGAACGCGCCTTTTTTGTGGGCCTTCCAAGTTGCGGTTACGTTACAACCTTTCGCGTTTGTGGAAAGGAAGAATACGTTTCCGTATCCGCCGGTTCCGAGCACGACCGCATCGGCCATGTGAGTCGAAAGTTTTCCGGTTACGAGATCGCGAACCACGATTCCTTTTGCGTGACCGTCCACAACGATCAGTTCCACCATCTCCGTTCTAGGATACATCTTCACTGCGCCGAGACCTATCTGACGGGAAAGAGCAGAATACGCTCCGAGTAAAAGCTGTTGTCCGGTTTGACCTTTTGCGTAGAAAGTTCTGGAAACCTGAGCGCCGCCGAAGGAACGGTTGGAAAGATGTCCGCCGTATTCTCTTGCGAATGGAACTCCTTGAGCCACACACTGATCGATGATGTTCACCGAAACTTCTGCGAGACGATGAACGTTCGCTTCTCTTGCGCGGAAGTCTCCACCCTTAACGGTGTCGTAGAACAATCTATGAACGGAGTCGCCGTCGTTTTGATAATTCTTAGCCGCGTTGATTCCCCCTTGAGCCGCGATACTGTGCGCTCTACGAGGGCTGTCTTGAAAACAGAATGTTTTAACATTGTAACCGAGTTCTGCGAGAGTCGCGGAAGCAGAAGCTCCTGCAAGACCGGAACCGACTACGATGATGTTGAATTTTCTTTTGTTAGCGGGGTTGACCAACTTGATGTCGGCCTTGTGATTGGACCATTTTTGTTCAATCGAGCCGCTTGGAATTTTAGAATCTAAACTCATGAAAGTTGTTTCTCCAAAAAATTACGGATGAACGTATCCCAGCCAAATTGAAAGCGGGATGGAAGTGTTGCCGATAAAAATGATCAGGGCGAAAAAAATCGCTCCGGCTTTGATCTTTCCGCTCAGTTCCGGGGTGCTGAGTCCGAGTGTTTGAAACACACTGGCAACACCGTGGCTGATATGAGAAGCAAGCAATAACATCGCGAAGATGTAAGAACCCGCTACAATCGGATTTTGAAAACCGAGAATCACCATCGTAAAAACGTCGTGTCTACCTTTGGAATCCGTCATCGCAAAATGATCCGGATTGGTGACGCCTAACGTAAAGTGGAGAAGGTGATAGACAATAAAGGAAAAAATTAAAAGTCCCGTTAGTGCCATGGTTCTGGAAGCGAGAGTCGCCTGAACCGTGTTCTTCTTCGCGTAAGCAACCGGGCGAGCCTGTTTGTTTTCGATTGTGAGTTTTATCGCATAGTAAACGTGTATGATAAAGCTTACGATCAGAATGATTCTGGCAACCCAGAGAAGAGGTTCAATATCCCTAAGTGATTGGCCGTATGCGTTGATTTTTTCTTGTCCTAGGAAGATCTGAAGATTTCCCAACATATGAACAACCACAAAGCCGAAATAAACGAGTCCTGTCCCTGCCACGAGAGTTTTTCTCCCGATGGAAGACCGGAGATATCCAGCCTTAAAATCCATTACATTTTCTCCTGTTTGTTTGGTGGAAAGAATTCATCGAAAAATTAGAATGATTCGAAAAAGATGGGTTAAAGCCCACTTTCTATAAATTAGGGTAAAAAAGCGAGTTGGGACGAAAAGCATTTTTATTCGGTAGGGAAAAAATTGATGCCGGAACTTGAATGTTATTAAGATTCTTTCTCAATTAGAAAATCAAGAAGTGAAAACCCGCTCGCTTGAGAATTTTGTGCGTCGCGTAACGGGCGTTTTTTGTAAGATCCAAAGGATAAAATCATGACTCAATCCGATCCATTCCAAGTTCTTTATCAGAAAGACATACTGAAAGGAACATCCGATGTCCGAGCTACGAAAGAATATTCGGAAAATTCTCCCTTAAGCAGAAATGTCGCGGACAAAGATAAGAATTTGAATCCGTATTTCGAATTTAGAGGAAGAATA encodes:
- the eno gene encoding phosphopyruvate hydratase, which codes for MSHNSQIQKIHAREIIDSRGNPTVEVDVTLADGSFGRAAVPSGASTGEYEAVELRDGDKHRYLGKGVLKAVEHVNVKIQEVLKGEDGLDQNRIDQLMLDADGTKNKGKLGANAILGTSLAVAKAAAAYSKLPLYRYIGGNFARELPVPMMNIINGGAHADNNVDFQEFMILPVGAKSFREGLRMGAEVFHSLKAVLKSKNLNTAVGDEGGFAPDLTSNVEAIEVILQAIEKAGYKPEKDVLLGLDAASSEFYDKSKKKYVLGAENNKEFSSAELVDYYANLVSKYPIITIEDGLDENDWDGWKLLSDKIGKKVQLVGDDLFVTNIEKLSKGIASGVGNSILIKVNQIGSLSETLASIEMAKKAKYTNVVSHRSGETEDVTISHIAVATNAGQIKTGSLSRTDRIAKYNELLRIEEELGKSAVYKGRETFYNL
- a CDS encoding DUF6989 domain-containing protein, producing the protein MKVSEKHVFGFHICFAVVAILILFLPGNLSTGWRMFSLVLIYNVGVPTFARFWTHERWMDLWLFLLPLSFFQVFPDWFLSQVLNTVEFPEDGFPKIGGVSGYMAGLWVIPLFISTFVSVRYRKRRPDAPALQSYLVGGLAAFLIFLGSEEGSYLIPVWFAKNVWTIGHVAVYVLVPEFILAVFACYAYHVSEYSSLSEKVLWAFVTMLVYLGALGFFFLLIEGRAKFPVGG
- the lepA gene encoding translation elongation factor 4; translation: MTDKQQFIRNFSIIAHIDHGKSTLADRLLEIGQVTNDRTKKDQILDSMDIERERGITIKANNATFDYLADDGNTYIMNLLDTPGHVDFTYEVSRSLKACEGVLLIVDASQGVEAQTLANLYLAMEQDLEILPVMNKIDLPAADVEKTKVQIEESLGLDSEKAVAISAKTGLNVKAVLEAITKEIPCPKGNASGPLKALIYDSYFDPYMGVVIKIRVFDGSIRKGDRILMMSTEKDFTVNEVGINRIGLTPKDSLGAGEVGYIIAGIKKVSDAKTGDTVTLFSNPTKESVPGYKEAKPMVFSGLYPINGEQFDELVDAIEKLKLNDAALVFEKESSIALGFGFRVGYLGLLHMEIVQERLEREFNLDLITTAPSVKYIIRSKNGEVEEIDNPSRFPDPITIDSTEEPYVKATVITPNEYVGNIMALAMDKRGIQLDTVYLTQDKVQLTYELPLAELIFEFYDKLKSFTRGYASLDYEPSGYKASQLVKMDILVNGEPVDALSMIVHRTKAEQRGREIIEKLKDLIPRHQFMIPIQAAVGGKILARESISALRKNVTAKCYGGDITRKKKLLEKQKEGKKRMKQIGNVEIPQEAFLAVLKTSN
- a CDS encoding 1-aminocyclopropane-1-carboxylate deaminase, which gives rise to MNDRQPSVPNEFANHFLLQLSIPTQIRNIFTSSQTTLSILRDDRLATGIGTKSRKFLGIHSELERRGIDNVILQGELHSNALAAFAFLFHRFGYQVRSIAYARDKSRTTPNAVLVRENSHSLTTYSSRFDWKRAVQEADALSFRNSNIIQNSNIQEFEFKNDETWGIVPEFGFCHAAAFGLDSLWKQIPIEKYDRLVLDLGSGLTWLSALNFFQNRILISGISIGLSKKKMIPWLNDEKSILGLETLQIDPDCIYEPEDDSGFGSLNPEILEYCKTFEKKHTIPIEPIYSGRTLKTIEALIADGSWNGRILYIHQGGLLNFRI
- a CDS encoding nuclear transport factor 2 family protein: MSAYKQIIETYLNLLSDFVIEREKFETILHPEIEQTEYPNALTKAVTVSDFEKLMLRMPAGKNLLKKQSFRVTGYIEKENTAIVEADWEAIVKSDLGPFKADQFLKAYFCMIFEFKENKIFRQKNYDCFEPFA
- a CDS encoding succinate dehydrogenase/fumarate reductase iron-sulfur subunit, with protein sequence MDLKLKVWRQKSGEDKGKMVDYDAKDVSPNMSFLEMLDVVNEEIITKGEEPIAFEHDCREGICGSCNLMINGQAHGPHQGVTTCQLHMRSFKDGDTVYVEPWRAKAFPVLKDLVVDRSAFDRIIQSGGFISINTGGAPDANALPIPKVDADVSMDAATCIGCGACVASCKNASAMLFVSAKITHLGLLPQGKVEQKDRVKKMINAMDKEGFGNCTNQYECEAVCPKSIKRDFIRTMNKDYILS
- a CDS encoding fumarate reductase/succinate dehydrogenase flavoprotein subunit; protein product: MSLDSKIPSGSIEQKWSNHKADIKLVNPANKRKFNIIVVGSGLAGASASATLAELGYNVKTFCFQDSPRRAHSIAAQGGINAAKNYQNDGDSVHRLFYDTVKGGDFRAREANVHRLAEVSVNIIDQCVAQGVPFAREYGGHLSNRSFGGAQVSRTFYAKGQTGQQLLLGAYSALSRQIGLGAVKMYPRTEMVELIVVDGHAKGIVVRDLVTGKLSTHMADAVVLGTGGYGNVFFLSTNAKGCNVTATWKAHKKGAFFANPCYTQIHPTCIPVSGDHQSKLTLMSESLRNDGRIWVPKKKGDTRGPADIPESERDYYLERKYPSYGNLSPRDIASRAAKEACDAGLGVGESGQGVYLDFADSIKRLGEPKIRDRYENLFQMYEQITGENPYKQPMRIYPAVHYTMGGLWVDYNLMSNLPGLFVIGEANFSDHGANRLGASALMQGLADGYFILPYTIGNYLAGAGFGSRPSDDHPEAKKALSDAEETTKKFLSIKGKRTVDSFHRQLGKLMWDKCGMARNDKGLKEALAEIPKIREEFWQNVNVPGSGNDLNQSLEKAGRVADFLEFGELLCLDALTREESCGGHFREEYQEEGEAKRNDDKFCHATAWEFNGVDKKPTEHREKLEFENVHLATRSYK
- a CDS encoding succinate:quinone oxidoreductase — protein: MDFKAGYLRSSIGRKTLVAGTGLVYFGFVVVHMLGNLQIFLGQEKINAYGQSLRDIEPLLWVARIILIVSFIIHVYYAIKLTIENKQARPVAYAKKNTVQATLASRTMALTGLLIFSFIVYHLLHFTLGVTNPDHFAMTDSKGRHDVFTMVILGFQNPIVAGSYIFAMLLLASHISHGVASVFQTLGLSTPELSGKIKAGAIFFALIIFIGNTSIPLSIWLGYVHP